A part of Aegilops tauschii subsp. strangulata cultivar AL8/78 chromosome 2, Aet v6.0, whole genome shotgun sequence genomic DNA contains:
- the LOC109768427 gene encoding uncharacterized protein isoform X1 yields MHWCPGIGPRVRSFLRDYDALQSLALALIYLQIGCALIGSLGALFNGVLVINLVIGLFAVVAIESSSQRLGRTYAVLLFFAIVLDVAWFILFSHAIWNSTPDEKYGQLFVFSLRLALLMQTIGFSVRFLSSFIWIQMYRLGVSSSTPTYYEANDARNSFLSPRSNSVRRGSMADDILGGSIYDPSYYSSLFEDVRNNACNHQGDKQSGSNDSGSTSAGQSPRLKSFGGGWTKKAAELMLSGDKLKMELIFCQPDYPSTLCLVLLEPVTLVDLT; encoded by the exons ATGCACTGGTGCCCCGGAATCGGGCCGCGGGTGCGCTCCTTCCTGCGTGACTACGACGCGCTCCagtccctcgccctcgccctcatATACCTCCAG ATTGGTTGTGCGCTGATTGGATCGCTTGGTGCGCTGTTCAATGGGGTTCTTGTGATAAACCTTGTGATAGGGCTATTTGCTGTTGTTGCGATTGAAAGTAGTAGCCAAAGACTTGGCCGGACTTATGCTGTCCTGCTCTTCTTTGCTATCGTCCTTGACGTTGCATGGTTTATACTCTTCTCACATGCTATATG GAATAGTACCCCTGATGAGAAGTATGGTCAACTTTTTGTCTTCTCACTCAGACTTGCATTGTTGATGCAAACTATTGGGTTTTCAGTGAGGTTTTTGTCTTCATTTATATGGATCCAGATGTACAGGTTAGGGGTCTCATCAAGCACGCCAACATATTATGAAGCAAATGATGCAAGAAATAGTTTCTTGAGCCCCAGATCTAATTCAGTTAGACGGGGTTCAATGGCTGATGATATATTGGGTGGTTCAATTTACGATCCTTCTTACTACTCTTCTCTCTTCGAAGATGTTCGAAATAATGCATGCAATCATCAG GGTGATAAACAAAGTGGTAGTAATGATAGCGGGTCAACATCTGCAGGCCAATCTCCACGGCTTAAATCTTTTG GTGGAGGCTGGACTAAGAAAGCCGCTGAACTCATGCTCAGTGGAGACAAGTTGAAGATGGAACTTATTTTTTGCCAACCTGACTACCCGAGCACTCTTTGTTTGGTCCTCCTTGAGCCAGTAACTCTTGTTGATTTAACATAG
- the LOC109768427 gene encoding uncharacterized protein isoform X3: protein MHWCPGIGPRVRSFLRDYDALQSLALALIYLQIGCALIGSLGALFNGVLVINLVIGLFAVVAIESSSQRLGRTYAVLLFFAIVLDVAWFILFSHAIWNSTPDEKYGQLFVFSLRLALLMQTIGFSVRFLSSFIWIQMYRLGVSSSTPTYYEANDARNSFLSPRSNSVRRGSMADDILGGSIYDPSYYSSLFEDVRNNACNHQVEAGLRKPLNSCSVETS, encoded by the exons ATGCACTGGTGCCCCGGAATCGGGCCGCGGGTGCGCTCCTTCCTGCGTGACTACGACGCGCTCCagtccctcgccctcgccctcatATACCTCCAG ATTGGTTGTGCGCTGATTGGATCGCTTGGTGCGCTGTTCAATGGGGTTCTTGTGATAAACCTTGTGATAGGGCTATTTGCTGTTGTTGCGATTGAAAGTAGTAGCCAAAGACTTGGCCGGACTTATGCTGTCCTGCTCTTCTTTGCTATCGTCCTTGACGTTGCATGGTTTATACTCTTCTCACATGCTATATG GAATAGTACCCCTGATGAGAAGTATGGTCAACTTTTTGTCTTCTCACTCAGACTTGCATTGTTGATGCAAACTATTGGGTTTTCAGTGAGGTTTTTGTCTTCATTTATATGGATCCAGATGTACAGGTTAGGGGTCTCATCAAGCACGCCAACATATTATGAAGCAAATGATGCAAGAAATAGTTTCTTGAGCCCCAGATCTAATTCAGTTAGACGGGGTTCAATGGCTGATGATATATTGGGTGGTTCAATTTACGATCCTTCTTACTACTCTTCTCTCTTCGAAGATGTTCGAAATAATGCATGCAATCATCAG GTGGAGGCTGGACTAAGAAAGCCGCTGAACTCATGCTCAGTGGAGACAAGTTGA
- the LOC109768427 gene encoding uncharacterized protein isoform X2, with protein sequence MHWCPGIGPRVRSFLRDYDALQSLALALIYLQIGCALIGSLGALFNGVLVINLVIGLFAVVAIESSSQRLGRTYAVLLFFAIVLDVAWFILFSHAIWNSTPDEKYGQLFVFSLRLALLMQTIGFSVRFLSSFIWIQMYRLGVSSSTPTYYEANDARNSFLSPRSNSVRRGSMADDILGGSIYDPSYYSSLFEDVRNNACNHQGDKQSGSNDSGSTSAGQSPRLKSFGSRSFLSNDVEAGLRKPLNSCSVETS encoded by the exons ATGCACTGGTGCCCCGGAATCGGGCCGCGGGTGCGCTCCTTCCTGCGTGACTACGACGCGCTCCagtccctcgccctcgccctcatATACCTCCAG ATTGGTTGTGCGCTGATTGGATCGCTTGGTGCGCTGTTCAATGGGGTTCTTGTGATAAACCTTGTGATAGGGCTATTTGCTGTTGTTGCGATTGAAAGTAGTAGCCAAAGACTTGGCCGGACTTATGCTGTCCTGCTCTTCTTTGCTATCGTCCTTGACGTTGCATGGTTTATACTCTTCTCACATGCTATATG GAATAGTACCCCTGATGAGAAGTATGGTCAACTTTTTGTCTTCTCACTCAGACTTGCATTGTTGATGCAAACTATTGGGTTTTCAGTGAGGTTTTTGTCTTCATTTATATGGATCCAGATGTACAGGTTAGGGGTCTCATCAAGCACGCCAACATATTATGAAGCAAATGATGCAAGAAATAGTTTCTTGAGCCCCAGATCTAATTCAGTTAGACGGGGTTCAATGGCTGATGATATATTGGGTGGTTCAATTTACGATCCTTCTTACTACTCTTCTCTCTTCGAAGATGTTCGAAATAATGCATGCAATCATCAG GGTGATAAACAAAGTGGTAGTAATGATAGCGGGTCAACATCTGCAGGCCAATCTCCACGGCTTAAATCTTTTGGTAGTAGATCTTTTCTTTCTAATGAT GTGGAGGCTGGACTAAGAAAGCCGCTGAACTCATGCTCAGTGGAGACAAGTTGA